The Microbacterium limosum genome contains a region encoding:
- a CDS encoding Ppx/GppA phosphatase family protein, producing the protein MRLGVLDIGSNTVHLLVADARPGGRPLATTSQRTVLRLMRYLTPEGAISAEGVSALVRAVIESRRVAAEEGVDELLATATSAVREAANGADVIARIEDALGQPLQVLGGETEARFTFLAVRRWFGWSAGQILLFDIGGGSLEIASGADELPDAAASVPLGAGRMTIEYLPQDPPSADQIDTLRRHAARTLAPVTERFSSEPRPDHVVGSSKAIRSLAKLAGYPVPGWSGIERMVLPRRELKAWIPRLARIPAEARQELPGITPDRTFQIVAGAVVLHQTMKAMDVEELEVSPWALREGVLLRYIESLTWG; encoded by the coding sequence GTGCGCTTGGGAGTCCTCGACATCGGCTCGAACACCGTCCACCTGCTCGTCGCCGATGCGAGGCCCGGGGGGCGGCCGCTGGCGACCACGAGCCAGCGCACCGTGCTGCGCCTCATGCGATACCTCACGCCGGAGGGCGCCATCAGCGCGGAGGGCGTCTCGGCGCTCGTGAGAGCCGTCATCGAGAGCAGACGCGTCGCGGCAGAAGAAGGCGTCGACGAGCTGCTCGCGACGGCGACGTCGGCCGTTCGCGAGGCTGCCAACGGCGCCGACGTCATCGCCCGCATCGAGGACGCCCTCGGGCAGCCCCTGCAGGTGCTCGGGGGCGAGACGGAGGCCCGGTTCACGTTCCTCGCGGTGCGTCGCTGGTTCGGCTGGTCGGCCGGGCAGATCCTGCTGTTCGACATCGGCGGCGGCTCGCTCGAGATCGCCTCGGGCGCCGACGAGCTCCCGGATGCCGCGGCATCCGTGCCCCTCGGTGCGGGCCGCATGACGATCGAGTACCTGCCGCAGGACCCGCCCTCGGCGGATCAGATCGACACCCTGCGGCGGCACGCCGCCCGCACGCTCGCGCCGGTGACGGAGCGCTTCTCGTCCGAGCCCCGGCCCGACCACGTCGTCGGCTCGTCGAAGGCGATCCGCTCGCTCGCGAAGCTGGCGGGGTACCCGGTTCCGGGGTGGTCGGGCATCGAGCGGATGGTGCTGCCCCGCCGCGAGCTGAAGGCCTGGATCCCGCGCCTGGCCCGCATCCCCGCTGAGGCGCGCCAGGAGCTGCCGGGCATCACCCCCGACCGCACCTTCCAGATCGTGGCCGGCGCGGTGGTGCTGCACCAGACCATGAAGGCGATGGACGTCGAAGAGCTCGAGGTGAGCCCGTGGGCGCTTCGCGAGGGAGTGCTGCTGCGCTATATCGAGTCCCTCACGTGGGGGTAG
- the coaA gene encoding type I pantothenate kinase gives MPTDETAVTAFAEPNRPGAAGARALAAASAPRDDATSPYRQIDRSEWARLASGLDQPLSEAEVVQLRGLGDRLDLTEVREVYLPLSRLLSLYATATKRLGADTARFLREPDTTTPFVVGVAGSVAVGKSTIARLLRELMSRWPGTPRVELVTTDGFLFPNAELERRGLMDRKGFPESYDRRALVRFLSEVKAGAPEVRAPFYSHMRYDIVPDASVVVRRPDVVIVEGLNVLQPPPSPHEVAVSDLFDFSIYVDADAEHIAQWFVERFLALKAGAFANPSSFFNRFAHLDDEAAVRTAMGYWTETNMPNLIENVLPTRHRATLVLQKGERHGVERVLLRKL, from the coding sequence GTGCCCACCGACGAGACCGCCGTGACCGCGTTCGCGGAGCCGAATCGCCCGGGCGCGGCAGGCGCGCGGGCGCTCGCCGCGGCATCCGCCCCTCGCGACGACGCGACGAGCCCGTACCGTCAGATCGACCGGTCGGAGTGGGCGCGCCTGGCCTCGGGGCTCGACCAGCCCCTCAGCGAGGCGGAGGTCGTGCAGCTGCGAGGACTCGGCGACCGCCTCGACCTGACCGAGGTGCGCGAGGTGTATCTGCCCCTGTCGCGGCTGCTGAGCCTCTACGCCACCGCGACGAAGCGACTGGGCGCCGACACCGCGCGCTTCCTGCGCGAGCCCGACACGACGACCCCCTTCGTGGTGGGCGTGGCGGGATCGGTGGCGGTCGGCAAGTCCACGATCGCGCGGCTCCTGCGCGAGCTCATGAGCCGGTGGCCGGGAACGCCGCGGGTCGAGCTCGTCACGACCGACGGGTTTCTCTTCCCCAACGCGGAGCTCGAGCGGCGCGGCCTGATGGATCGCAAGGGCTTCCCGGAGTCGTACGACCGACGGGCCCTGGTGAGGTTCCTGTCGGAGGTCAAGGCGGGCGCGCCCGAGGTGCGGGCTCCCTTCTACTCGCACATGCGCTACGACATCGTCCCCGATGCCAGTGTCGTCGTCCGCCGACCCGATGTCGTGATCGTGGAGGGGCTCAACGTGCTGCAGCCGCCGCCGTCGCCCCACGAGGTGGCCGTGTCCGACCTGTTCGACTTCTCGATCTACGTGGATGCCGACGCCGAGCACATCGCGCAGTGGTTCGTCGAGCGGTTCCTCGCGCTGAAGGCGGGGGCGTTCGCCAACCCGTCGTCGTTCTTCAACAGGTTCGCCCATCTCGACGACGAGGCCGCCGTGCGCACGGCGATGGGCTACTGGACCGAGACGAACATGCCGAACCTCATCGAGAACGTGCTCCCGACGCGCCACCGTGCGACGCTCGTCCTGCAGAAGGGCGAGCGGCACGGCGTCGAGCGCGTGCTGCTGCGCAAGCTCTGA
- the rpsI gene encoding 30S ribosomal protein S9, whose product MSENTDLPQNYSTETPAEAVAAVSERPVLSVPGAAVGRRKQAIARVRLVPGSGTITVNGRTLEDYFPNKLHQQLINDPFTVLSLAGAYDVIARISGGGPSGQAGALRLGIARALNEIDAEHNRPTLKKAGFLSRDARVKERKKAGLKKARKAPQYSKR is encoded by the coding sequence ATCTCCGAAAACACCGACCTCCCCCAGAACTACTCGACCGAAACGCCGGCCGAGGCCGTTGCCGCCGTCTCCGAGCGCCCCGTGCTCTCGGTGCCCGGCGCCGCCGTGGGCCGCCGCAAGCAGGCCATCGCCCGCGTGCGCCTCGTTCCCGGTTCGGGCACCATCACGGTCAACGGGCGCACGCTCGAGGACTACTTCCCGAACAAGCTGCACCAGCAGCTGATCAACGACCCCTTCACGGTCCTGAGCCTCGCCGGCGCGTACGACGTCATCGCGCGCATCTCGGGCGGTGGCCCCTCGGGTCAGGCCGGCGCGCTGCGCCTGGGCATCGCCCGCGCCCTCAACGAGATCGACGCGGAGCACAACCGCCCGACGCTCAAGAAGGCCGGCTTCCTCTCGCGCGACGCGCGCGTGAAGGAGCGCAAGAAGGCCGGTCTCAAGAAGGCCCGCAAGGCCCCGCAGTACTCCAAGCGCTGA
- the rplM gene encoding 50S ribosomal protein L13, producing MTRTFTPKAGQVQRDWIVIDATDVVLGRLASHAAALLRGKHKATFANHIDSGDFVVIVNAGKVALTGQKLQQKMAYRHSGYPGGLKAVSYAELLEKNPVRAVEKAVRGMLPKNSLGRQQLSKLKVYAGAEHPHAAQQPQTYTFDQVAQ from the coding sequence GTGACGCGCACTTTCACCCCCAAGGCCGGGCAGGTCCAGCGTGACTGGATCGTCATCGACGCGACCGATGTCGTGCTCGGTCGCCTCGCCAGCCACGCCGCCGCCCTTCTTCGCGGCAAGCACAAGGCGACCTTCGCCAACCACATCGACTCCGGCGACTTCGTCGTCATCGTCAACGCCGGCAAGGTCGCGCTGACGGGCCAGAAGCTCCAGCAGAAGATGGCCTACCGTCACTCGGGCTACCCGGGCGGTCTCAAGGCGGTCTCCTACGCCGAGCTCCTCGAGAAGAACCCGGTCCGCGCCGTCGAGAAGGCGGTGCGCGGCATGCTCCCCAAGAACAGCCTGGGCCGCCAGCAGCTGTCGAAGCTGAAGGTGTACGCCGGTGCCGAGCACCCGCACGCCGCGCAGCAGCCCCAGACCTACACCTTCGACCAGGTCGCCCAGTAA
- the glmM gene encoding phosphoglucosamine mutase gives MPLFGTDGVRGLANGPLTADLALTLAQATAVVLGQGRTAEARRASGKRPTAVVARDPRISGEFLTAAVAAGLASSGVDVLEAGVLPTPALAFLIADRDADFGVMVSASHNPAPDNGIKIFARGGVKLPDEVEQRIEAAMTGPKLQPTGADVGRITRFSDAEDRYVVHLLASLDVRLDGITVVLDCAHGAASGVSPETFRDAGASVIVVGADPDGLNINDGVGSTHLDALARAVIAHGADVGIAHDGDADRCLAVDAAGKVVDGDQIMAILAASMHGRGLLAGDTLVATVMSNLGLHRAMTERGIRVEQTAVGDRYVLERMNAGRFSLGGEQSGHVIMSDHATTGDGLLTGLHLVAEMARQQRSLAELAQIMTVYPQVLVNVKDVDRSRASADEGVADAVAAATAELGDTGRVLLRPSGTEPLVRVMVEAASEDDARRHAHALAAVVRERLAL, from the coding sequence ATGCCGCTCTTCGGCACGGACGGCGTGCGGGGGCTGGCCAACGGCCCCCTCACCGCCGATCTCGCACTCACCCTGGCCCAGGCGACCGCCGTCGTCCTGGGCCAGGGCCGTACCGCCGAGGCGCGTCGCGCCTCGGGTAAGCGCCCCACGGCGGTCGTCGCGCGCGACCCGCGCATCTCCGGGGAGTTCCTCACGGCCGCCGTCGCGGCGGGCCTGGCCTCCTCCGGGGTGGACGTGCTCGAGGCGGGCGTGCTCCCCACCCCCGCGCTCGCCTTTCTCATCGCCGATCGCGACGCCGACTTCGGCGTCATGGTCTCGGCATCCCACAACCCCGCCCCCGACAACGGCATCAAGATCTTCGCCCGGGGCGGTGTCAAGCTCCCCGACGAGGTCGAGCAGCGTATCGAGGCGGCGATGACGGGGCCCAAGCTCCAGCCCACCGGCGCCGATGTCGGCCGCATCACCCGGTTCTCCGACGCCGAGGACCGCTACGTCGTGCATCTGCTCGCGTCGCTGGACGTGCGCCTGGACGGCATCACGGTGGTCCTCGACTGCGCGCACGGCGCGGCATCCGGCGTCTCGCCCGAGACCTTCCGCGACGCGGGCGCGAGCGTCATCGTCGTCGGCGCCGACCCCGACGGACTGAACATCAACGACGGCGTCGGCTCGACGCATCTCGACGCCCTGGCGCGCGCCGTCATCGCCCACGGCGCCGACGTGGGCATCGCGCACGACGGCGACGCGGACCGCTGCCTCGCGGTGGATGCCGCGGGCAAGGTCGTCGACGGCGACCAGATCATGGCGATCCTCGCCGCGTCGATGCACGGCCGCGGGCTGCTGGCGGGCGACACCCTCGTGGCGACGGTCATGAGCAACCTCGGCCTGCACCGGGCGATGACCGAGCGCGGCATCCGCGTCGAGCAGACCGCGGTCGGGGACCGCTATGTGCTCGAGCGCATGAACGCCGGCCGGTTCTCGCTCGGCGGCGAGCAGTCGGGTCACGTCATCATGAGCGACCACGCCACGACGGGCGACGGGCTCCTGACGGGGCTCCACCTGGTCGCGGAGATGGCGCGGCAGCAGCGGTCTCTTGCCGAGCTCGCGCAGATCATGACGGTGTACCCGCAGGTGCTCGTGAACGTGAAGGACGTCGACCGCTCCCGCGCGAGCGCCGACGAGGGCGTCGCGGATGCCGTGGCCGCCGCGACCGCCGAGCTCGGCGACACCGGTCGGGTGCTGCTGCGCCCCTCCGGCACGGAGCCCCTCGTGCGGGTCATGGTCGAGGCGGCATCCGAGGATGACGCCCGCCGTCACGCGCACGCGCTGGCCGCCGTCGTGCGGGAGCGCCTCGCCCTGTAG
- a CDS encoding glycoside hydrolase family 6 protein, protein MRPRRFVRLSPRARSRRRLWWVIGGVVAFAVAIVGVVATVKVSHELAASPPAVGTRIAVPVDSKAARAAASTSDPEEKAAAQFLAAQPTAYWLTPEETPPGSAGQRVQDLIESSREQDAALVLVVYGLPERDCGNFSAGGLSPEAYTEWIEEIAGPLHAAGDVRKIVIVEPDSLALAPECGNLDQRLPELRMVVDRLASTNTWLYLDGGHSNWLPASEMAELISAVGAQDAVRGFATNVSNFQADADEFAYARELSSLLGGAHAVIDSSRNGAGPTGEWCNPAGRLVGEAPGTFGDEVVDTNLWIKPPGESDGECNGGPRAGQWWPDAAKELTREAR, encoded by the coding sequence GTGAGACCGCGACGCTTCGTGCGCCTTTCCCCCCGTGCCCGCTCCCGGCGTCGGCTGTGGTGGGTGATCGGCGGCGTCGTGGCGTTCGCCGTCGCGATCGTCGGCGTCGTCGCGACCGTCAAGGTCTCGCACGAGCTCGCCGCATCGCCACCCGCGGTGGGGACGCGCATCGCCGTTCCCGTCGATTCGAAGGCGGCCCGCGCCGCGGCATCCACGTCCGACCCGGAGGAGAAGGCCGCCGCGCAATTCCTCGCCGCCCAGCCCACCGCATACTGGCTCACGCCGGAGGAGACGCCGCCCGGCTCCGCGGGGCAGCGCGTGCAGGACCTGATCGAGTCCAGCCGCGAGCAGGACGCCGCGCTCGTCCTCGTCGTCTACGGACTCCCGGAGCGCGACTGCGGCAACTTCTCCGCGGGTGGGCTCTCACCCGAGGCGTACACGGAATGGATCGAGGAGATCGCGGGGCCGCTGCACGCGGCGGGCGATGTGCGCAAGATCGTCATCGTCGAGCCGGACTCCCTCGCCCTGGCGCCCGAGTGCGGCAATCTCGATCAGCGGCTTCCGGAACTGCGGATGGTCGTCGACCGCCTGGCGTCGACCAACACCTGGCTGTATCTCGACGGCGGACACTCCAACTGGCTTCCCGCGTCCGAGATGGCGGAACTGATCTCCGCGGTGGGCGCGCAGGACGCGGTGCGCGGATTCGCCACCAACGTCTCGAACTTCCAGGCGGATGCCGACGAGTTCGCGTACGCGCGCGAGCTCTCGTCGCTGCTGGGCGGCGCTCACGCCGTCATCGACAGTTCGCGCAACGGGGCGGGGCCCACCGGCGAGTGGTGCAACCCGGCGGGGCGCCTCGTCGGCGAGGCGCCGGGGACCTTCGGGGACGAGGTCGTCGACACCAATCTGTGGATCAAGCCGCCCGGCGAGAGCGACGGCGAGTGCAACGGCGGGCCGCGCGCGGGACAGTGGTGGCCGGATGCCGCGAAGGAGCTGACCCGCGAGGCACGCTGA
- a CDS encoding response regulator transcription factor, whose product MPETSQRETAVIVEDDPDVRHLLVEVLEAAGFSTVSVGNGIDGIRAVQSYQPLITTLDVNMPGIDGIEAARRIRASSDTYIIMISGLEDEADVLMGLGAGADDYITKPFRPREFRARIDAMLRRPRATITSAPPPRQQERSGPSFPGARPVAHGWVPAPGHGEQHPPAAYPVAYPAYGAAPVTFAPAIDAPAAPESSQSAAPAPSTATPGAEVGPVAPTATETPAIWMTHRGLQLNPESRIVLLDGAEVELTRTEFELLATLLESRRRVRSKADLTLVLRGESYVTSYYVGEADKRAVEAHMTNLRRKLGDNPTSPRFVETVRGVGYRLTAESEAPAV is encoded by the coding sequence ATGCCGGAGACTTCACAGCGCGAGACCGCCGTCATCGTCGAGGACGATCCGGATGTCCGTCACCTGCTCGTCGAGGTTCTCGAAGCGGCCGGGTTCTCGACGGTGTCCGTCGGCAACGGCATCGACGGCATCCGGGCGGTGCAGTCCTACCAGCCCCTGATCACGACGCTCGACGTGAACATGCCCGGCATCGACGGGATCGAGGCCGCGCGCCGCATCCGCGCCTCCAGCGACACCTACATCATCATGATCTCGGGACTCGAGGACGAGGCCGACGTGCTGATGGGCCTCGGGGCGGGGGCCGACGACTACATCACCAAGCCGTTCCGTCCACGGGAGTTCCGTGCGCGCATCGACGCGATGCTGCGTCGCCCGAGGGCGACGATCACCTCCGCGCCCCCTCCCCGGCAGCAGGAGCGGTCGGGTCCGTCCTTCCCCGGGGCGCGCCCCGTCGCCCACGGGTGGGTGCCGGCGCCCGGCCACGGCGAGCAGCACCCGCCGGCCGCCTACCCCGTCGCGTACCCCGCCTACGGCGCCGCTCCGGTGACCTTCGCGCCCGCCATCGACGCGCCGGCGGCGCCCGAATCGTCGCAGTCCGCCGCTCCCGCGCCTTCGACGGCGACGCCCGGCGCGGAGGTCGGACCCGTCGCCCCGACGGCGACCGAGACGCCGGCGATCTGGATGACCCACCGCGGTCTCCAACTCAACCCCGAGTCGCGCATCGTGCTCCTCGACGGGGCCGAGGTGGAACTGACGCGCACGGAGTTCGAGCTTCTTGCGACCCTGCTCGAATCGCGCCGCCGCGTGCGGAGCAAGGCCGACCTCACGCTCGTGCTGCGCGGCGAGTCCTACGTCACGTCCTATTACGTCGGCGAGGCCGACAAGCGGGCCGTCGAGGCGCACATGACGAATCTGCGCCGCAAGCTCGGAGACAACCCCACAAGCCCCCGCTTCGTCGAGACGGTACGCGGCGTCGGATACCGGCTGACGGCCGAGTCCGAGGCGCCCGCCGTCTGA